A genomic stretch from Schistosoma haematobium chromosome 4, whole genome shotgun sequence includes:
- a CDS encoding hypothetical protein (SECRETED:SignalP(1-23)) yields the protein MALRKYLSSVIFLLAIYFEACSSLGNNSILINNICIEYRKNVSIYVKNIIYNMSTKTAPVSFCGWCSETVYKLKKVIEEQEAYSANGEACADLLANTERGTIDSIDFIFDKWNRSFCSHCLEEVYSDQSISISADSFNNIEQPRRLLHTDSLYNLQVYSKNVRTFFEKLDDALSCFMQFINNPNISILNVLNFPSPSTLNISSTVCQNCSAAYYSLLDYYTNNLLRYNSLEGGNQNFLVKERSGHRFAVCLDVQNAINRTQWAWYNLFRCRTEEVSHIGFFLPLIVCVTFLVVFHCLAQSVCRYPAHLLVYRPRRVEPTVRCQRILSTASISRGQMSLVRSYGTIGSVEDNTIDSNLIAKTYSQSDSLFDNRTVVIRT from the exons ATGGCACTTAGGAAGTACTTGAGTTCAGTAATTTTTTTGTTGGCTATCTATTTCGAGGCATGTTCATCACTTGGGAATAACAGCatcttaataaataatatttgcatTGAGTACCGTAAAAATGTGTCGATATACGTTAAGAATATAATATACAATATGTCAACCAAAACAGCACCCGTTTCATTTTGTGGTTGGTGTAGTGAAACTGTGTATAAACTAAAGAAAGTCATAGAAGAGCAAGAGGCTTATAGTGCGAATGGCGAGGCATGTGCTGATCTCTTGGCGAATACAGAAAGG GGTACAATAGATTCTATCGACTTCATTTTCGATAAATGGAATCGTTCCTTCTGCTCCCATTGTCTTGAAGAAGTTTATTCCGATCAAAGCATTAGTATATCAGCGGATTCTTTCAATAACATAGAACAGCCTAGACGCCTTCTACATACGGATTCTCTATACAACTTGCAAGTCTACAGTAAAAACGTGCGTACATTCTTCGAAAAGCTTGATGATGCTTTAAGTTGTTTCATGCAGTTCATCAATAATCCCAACATATCTATTCTCAATGTATTAAATTTCCCCTCGCCTAGCACCTTAAATATCAGTTCGACGGTTTGTCAAAATTGTTCAGCAGCGTATTATAGCCTCCTAGATTACTACACTAATAATCTCCTAAGATATAACTCTCTAGAAGGAGGGAATCAAAATTTCCTTGTAAAAGAACGCTCTGGTCATCGTTTCGCCGTATGTTTGGACGTACAAAATGCCATAAATCGCACACAATGGGCTTGGTACAACTTATTTCGATGCCGAACGGAGGAAGTTAGTCATATTGGCTTCTTCTTACCATTGATAGTTTGTGTCACATTCCTCGTAGTTTTCCATTGTCTTGCCCAATCAGTATGTCGTTATCCCGCTCATCTGCTGGTATACAGGCCAAGACGTGTTGAACCTACTGTTAGATGTCAACGAATTCTTAGCACAGCCTCGATTTCGCGTGGGCAAATGTCATTAGTCCGGTCTTATGGGACCATTGGATCTGTGGAAGATAACACAATAGATTCTAACCTAATTGCAAAGACATACTCACAGTCTGACTCACTATTTGACAATCGCACAGTGGTAATCCGAACATAA